One Malaclemys terrapin pileata isolate rMalTer1 chromosome 7, rMalTer1.hap1, whole genome shotgun sequence genomic region harbors:
- the GNL3 gene encoding guanine nucleotide-binding protein-like 3 has translation MRRPKLKKASKRMTCHKRYKIQKKVREHSRKLRKEAKKRGHKKPKKDPGIPNAAPFKEEVLREAEQRKQRLEELKQKQKLARQKDLEKKRKLQAKKNATKANKHPEEKESTIKLKAKSNTLLDKNSKKSFCRELKKVIEASDIVLQVLDARDPLGCRCSQVEQIITQSGGNKKLLLVLNKIDLVPRENLEKWLHYLKNEFPTVAFKSSMQLKDRSVQEKKLTKKRAHIDLSRGSMCFGSECLLKLLREHCKTQDKAIQVGVIGFPNVGKSSIINSLKEVRVCNVGPVRGITKCMQTVHIDKQIKMIDSPSIIAALSNSALALALRTTTDIEESGKLLDAVNAILKHCSKQQMMLYYNIPDFRNSVEFLTLLAQKRGMLKKGGVPDTESAAKLLLYDWTGAKVSYHSLLPSSRSLSPHLTKEVVAEMQQGFNLEELAKDNMNTIKAVKYPNLASSIVFQSSGLTNGTIEENELTEETSGLENMETSEEGEDLTEDDQDSDEEEEAVEEESDVQTSSKTNPAKLSVEDGSLEKQPAGEQSRTLSFNLDETTDQDDAYDFNTDYV, from the exons ATGAGGAGGCCCA AGTTGAAGAAGGCTAGTAAGCGCATGACCTGCCATAAACGATATAAAATCCAGAAAAAG GTTCGGGAGCACAGCAGAAAACTCAGGAAAGAAGCCAAGAAACGTGGGCACAAAAAGCCCAAGAAAGATCCAGGAATTCCCAATGCTGCACCTTTTAAGGAAGAGGTTCTTCGTGAAGCAGAGCAAAGGAAGCAAAGG CTTGAAGAACTAAAACAAAAGCAGAAACTTGCTAGGCAGAAAGaccttgaaaagaaaagaaagctacAGGCTAAAAAGAATGCTACCAAAGCAAATAAACATCCAGAGGAAAAG GAATCAACCATTAAACTAAAAGCAAAATCTAACACACTGCTGGATAAAAATTCAAAGAAATCATTTTGTAGAGAACTTAAAAAG GTGATTGAGGCTTCAGATATAGTCCTGCAGGTCTTAGATGCCAGAGATCCCCTGGGCTGTCGGTGCTCCCAGGTGGAACAAATCATTACTCAGTCTGGAGGAAACAAAAAGCTACTATTGGTGTTAAACAAAATCG ATCTGGTACCAAGGGAGAACTTGGAGAAATGGTTACATTATTTGAAGAACGAGTTTCCGACAGTCGCTTTTAAATCCTCAATGCAGCTGAAGGACAGAAGTGTG CAGGAGAAGAAGCTCACAAAGAAGAGAGCTCACATTGACTTGTCAAGAGGCAGCATGTGTTTTGGAAGTGAGTGTCTTTTGAAGCTTCTTCGAGAGCACTGCAAGACTCAAGACAAAGCCATTCAAGTTGGGGTGATAG GCTTCCCTAATGTGGGGAAGAGCAGTATAATCAATAGTCTGAAGGAGGTGCGTGTCTGTAATGTGGGGCCAGTCAGAGGCATTACCAA GTGCATGCAGACAGTCCATATTGACAAACAAATCAAGATGATAGACAGCCCAAGCATCATTGCAGCCCTTTCCAACTCTGCTCTTGCTCTGGCTTTGAGGACCACCACAGATATTGAAGAATCAGGAAAATTATTAGATGCAGTAAATGCTATTCTGAAGCACTGCAGTAAACAGCAG aTGATGCTGTACTACAACATCCCAGACTTCAGAAACTCTGTGGAGTTTTTAACTTTACTTGCACAAAAAAGGGGAATGCTGAAAAAGGGAGGTGTCCCTGACACAGAGAGTGCAGCTAAATTACTACTTTACGACTGGACGGG TGCCAAAGTTAGTTACCATTCATTGCTTCCTTCATCACGGAGTCTGTCACCACACCTCACCAAGGAGGTGGTAGCGGAAATGCAGCAGGGTTTTAACTTAGAGGAGCTGGCAAAGGATAATATGAACACTATTAAAG CTGTAAAATATCCCAATCTGGCAAGCAGTATCGTTTTCCAGTCGTCTGGCTTGACCAATGGGACAATAGAAGAGAATGAACTAACTGAGGAAACATCAGGACTGGAGAACATGGAAACAAGTGAAGAAGGGGAGGATTTAACTGAAGATGACCAGGATagtgatgaggaagaggaagctgtTGAAGAG